One Hydrotalea sp. DNA segment encodes these proteins:
- a CDS encoding ATP-binding cassette domain-containing protein, with protein sequence MLTIKNLSVGYDKKPVALIKNFSLGAGEHGLILGASGSGKSTLLYTLAGLLPFIKTKNDNATAMVDGNDLLTMTPRQADQFRGKTMGIIYQSLYLIRSLTVLDNLLAASYAAGLKQDQTHAKHLLRAVGIDNLADTKPDKLSLGQQQRVAIARAAITMPKIIFGDEPTSALDDNNCHGAMDLLLRVAQEAKASLLIATHDPRIKKYFDKTITL encoded by the coding sequence ATGCTCACAATTAAAAACCTATCGGTCGGTTACGACAAAAAACCGGTCGCGCTGATTAAAAATTTTTCATTGGGTGCGGGCGAACATGGTCTCATCCTCGGGGCGTCGGGCTCGGGCAAAAGCACGTTGCTTTACACCCTGGCGGGGCTATTACCATTTATCAAAACCAAAAACGATAATGCCACGGCAATGGTCGATGGCAATGACCTGCTAACCATGACGCCGCGCCAGGCCGACCAATTTCGCGGCAAAACCATGGGGATTATTTATCAATCGCTTTATTTGATTCGCTCGCTCACCGTGCTGGATAACCTGTTGGCGGCCAGTTATGCCGCCGGTTTAAAACAAGACCAAACCCACGCCAAGCATTTACTGCGTGCGGTTGGCATCGATAACCTGGCCGATACCAAACCCGACAAACTAAGCCTAGGCCAACAACAACGCGTCGCCATCGCCCGCGCCGCCATCACAATGCCCAAAATTATTTTTGGTGATGAGCCCACATCGGCATTGGACGACAACAATTGCCACGGCGCGATGGATCTGTTACTGCGCGTCGCGCAGGAGGCCAAGGCCAGCTTGCTTATCGCGACCCACGACCCACGTATCAAAAAATATTTTGATAAAACCATCACGCTGTAA
- a CDS encoding DUF3299 domain-containing protein, which yields MKKIFNRANLRLSLAALLLLSVSLLAPVHHARAASSSNGSVSLQPSDEKKAQQTLPYSQDQFWSLMAKATVSVDEKAQTYRAKFPNDIKKYQGQNLIISGFILPLETTEKFTHFLLTKWTPVCAYHPPGEPTEFIEVTIDKPIAWSEKIIKIEGQFNMSPEQSQGMFFQLKNAKVVQY from the coding sequence ATGAAAAAAATATTTAATCGGGCGAATCTAAGGCTGAGCCTGGCGGCTTTATTGCTCCTGTCCGTTTCGTTGCTTGCCCCGGTGCACCATGCCCGCGCCGCTAGCTCAAGCAATGGGTCGGTTTCGTTACAGCCGTCTGATGAGAAAAAGGCGCAACAAACCCTGCCCTACAGCCAAGACCAATTTTGGTCGTTGATGGCAAAGGCCACCGTGTCGGTCGATGAAAAGGCGCAAACCTATCGCGCAAAATTCCCCAACGATATAAAAAAATACCAAGGGCAAAACCTCATCATCAGCGGCTTTATCCTGCCGCTGGAAACCACCGAAAAATTCACCCATTTCCTGCTGACCAAATGGACACCGGTTTGCGCCTATCACCCGCCGGGCGAGCCCACCGAATTTATCGAGGTCACTATCGATAAACCAATCGCCTGGAGCGAAAAAATAATAAAAATTGAAGGGCAATTTAACATGTCGCCCGAGCAATCGCAGGGCATGTTTTTTCAATTAAAAAATGCCAAGGTTGTGCAATATTAA